The following coding sequences are from one Leptolyngbya sp. NIES-3755 window:
- a CDS encoding carbohydrate ABC transporter permease (similar to AA sequence:cyanobase_aa:LBDG_54960) → MLNRTLTYQIGSIALALILTMIIILFAGASPIEVLTEMIAGAFGTPGQFARVIATLAPLLICSCGLLFTFTAGLYNLGIEGQIAFGGIATTFMLRLTQDNLPPAIALFLAILAGGVGGMFWGLFAGVLNIYGRINEIFAGLGLNFLADGLALYLVFGPWKRPGVASMSGTEQFPESLWLPTFGNTDASPIAVLLALISLVITIVVLGRTHFGLKLRAVGQNLRASYVLGIPSVRQLLSSFAICGAFAGIAGAIQVVAVFHRLIPNISSGLGFLALLVTLLAGMNAWLLLPIAFFFSVLNIGSLRLPLDLNLESSLAGVIQGLLVLFVILGKGFSEWKRGAKA, encoded by the coding sequence ATGCTCAATCGCACACTAACGTATCAAATCGGCTCGATCGCTTTAGCTCTGATCCTCACGATGATCATTATTCTATTTGCAGGCGCATCCCCGATCGAAGTTCTCACCGAAATGATTGCAGGTGCATTTGGTACACCCGGACAGTTCGCCCGTGTCATTGCAACCTTAGCTCCCTTGTTAATTTGCTCTTGCGGTTTATTGTTCACGTTCACTGCTGGACTGTACAACTTAGGAATCGAAGGACAAATCGCCTTTGGTGGCATTGCAACGACTTTCATGCTGCGATTGACACAAGATAACTTACCACCCGCGATTGCGCTGTTTCTAGCAATTCTGGCAGGTGGCGTGGGGGGAATGTTTTGGGGATTGTTTGCGGGTGTGCTCAATATCTATGGTCGAATCAATGAAATCTTTGCAGGATTAGGTCTGAACTTCCTTGCAGACGGTTTGGCATTGTATTTAGTGTTTGGACCTTGGAAGCGTCCGGGTGTAGCATCGATGAGCGGGACTGAACAGTTTCCAGAATCGCTTTGGTTGCCGACCTTTGGAAATACCGATGCAAGCCCGATCGCGGTTTTACTTGCATTGATTTCACTCGTGATTACGATCGTCGTTCTCGGCAGGACTCATTTTGGTCTGAAACTCCGAGCAGTCGGGCAAAATCTCCGAGCTTCATACGTGTTAGGAATTCCGTCAGTTCGTCAGCTTCTAAGCTCATTCGCGATTTGTGGCGCGTTTGCAGGAATAGCAGGCGCGATTCAAGTCGTCGCAGTTTTCCACCGATTGATTCCGAACATTTCCAGCGGTTTAGGCTTTCTCGCGCTGTTGGTGACATTGCTTGCTGGAATGAATGCTTGGTTGCTTTTACCGATCGCGTTTTTCTTCAGTGTTCTCAATATCGGTAGCCTCAGATTGCCGTTAGATCTCAATCTTGAATCTTCATTAGCTGGAGTCATTCAAGGTTTATTAGTGCTCTTCGTCATTTTAGGTAAAGGGTTCAGTGAATGGAAGCGCGGCGCGAAAGCTTAA